One genomic region from Magallana gigas chromosome 3, xbMagGiga1.1, whole genome shotgun sequence encodes:
- the LOC105317040 gene encoding uncharacterized protein, translated as MNSNNNVKFTTVGQKLLKEPIWIGMVVVFILLIIFGICYVIKKKCAKYTVCCKDMKAILREREDEIPAHCNNPISNSPNLSPRVSVEVISESSDPSPSFLNQKKIVVEIARDTSTATPKPITPTVDLTNREAAAKLFASYDKQLTFPFGTQSPVNKHSMQLHPVGGLKSGVLEFNTQEKEENSFNRFVLRSPPLPSEYRKLKYSQTTSIFDAKSDRHVEEASSHITRSKSLTPGILRETGQSPVILKINDENAKDAIGDDKDHSLAVPRENTIRRSSFTEMKAEDKRRLFSKCKSSYPEKSIVPSPNIQRSSSNREVLVVSQSDNCSSDVFNRSSLDVNVPYSASLTDTYNAPTNTMTFSNSKTFDRTCFLPRNSTASAQIMKNRRAKSTRKCKYYIRIVKNTIPKKHASSRSRDSSFECSCGSGNALNNLESGKRKQRKRIRKRVEITDSSSDKEDFYSLQKTNNRNLNFRYLKKCMVDGQTQTNGEQDTPEFLISKTLHSHSCRSSLKNNENFHKVGDINALYYKDKSHNLSSSNQSESDEIIVMDYVRDREKLGVLTTDTDTGFSSSSKSLYASPWKDDGKVSVYSGNIFTRPKPPDGYIPKHSIRSTNSVNSYKVKDSAYETSQSSMDTMSFERSHERAYEKFNKRHEERRITNQLEQVSFKLMMLRNRDYPTKELSVDSTSFAMSDDDLPNVEVDSKNSGRRPSYPGIINKAFTLEHVSEEGDIVYTPEQTSLTDQQGTLDASWAIQPNSTPAHNEEIEMVEYLV; from the exons ATGAATTCAAACAACAATGTTAAATTCACGACCGTAGGGCAAAAACTATTGAAGGAACCAATATGGATAGGAATGGTCGTAGTGTTCATTTTGTTGATCATCTTTGGAATATGCTATGTCATCAAGAAAAAGTGTGCGAAGTATACAGTTTGCTGTAAGGATATGAAAGCTATACTTCGAGAAAGAGAGG ACGAAATTCCAGCTCACTGCAATAACCCAATATCAAACTCGCCGAACCTGAGCCCGCGGGTTTCTGTCGAGGTCATCAGCGAGTCTTCTGACCCTTCACCTTCTTTTCTAAACCAA AAGAAAATTGTAGTTGAAATTGCCAGGGACACTTCAACAGCTACTCCAAAACCAATAACACCAACAGTAGATTTGACAAACAGGGAGGCAGCAGCAAAGCTTTTTGCGTCATATGATAAACAATTAACTTTCCCGTTTGGCACTCAGAGCCCTGTCAATAAACACTCAATGCAGCTTCACCCTGTAGGGGGCCTGAAGTCAGGGGTCCTCGAGTTTAATACCCAAGAAAAGGAAGAAAATTCATTCAACCGGTTTGTGCTTAGGTCTCCGCCTTTACCATCTGAGTATCGAAAATTGAAGTATAGTCAAACAACTTCGATTTTCGATGCGAAGAGTGATCGTCATGTTGAAGAAGCCTCCTCTCATATCACACGATCAAAGTCGCTCACACCTGGAATCTTGAGAGAAACGGGCCAGTCTCCGGTTATTCTTAAAATAAACGACGAAAACGCCAAAGACGCCATTGGAGACGATAAAGACCATTCGTTGGCTGTACCTAGAGAAAACACAATCAGAAGGTCGTCTTTTACGGAAATGAAAGCTGAAGACAAACGCAGACTTTTCTCAAAATGCAAGAGTTCTTATCCTGAAAAGAGCATCGTCCCTTCTCCAAACATACAGCGTTCAAGTAGTAACCGCGAGGTACTGGTTGTATCACAAAGTGATAACTGTAGTTCTGATGTTTTCAATAGAAGCTCCTTAGACGTCAATGTTCCGTATTCTGCGTCACTGACAGACACTTATAATGCACCTACGAATACGATGACCTTTTCGAACTCTAAAACATTCGATAGAACGTGTTTTCTCCCAAGAAATTCCACAGCATCGGctcaaattatgaaaaatagaAGGGCTAAATCCACACGAAAATGCAAGTATTACATTCGAATTGTGAAAAATACTATTCCCAAAAAACATGCCAGTTCACGTTCTAGAGATTCGTCGTTTGAATGTTCATGTGGCTCTGGAAATGCTCTAAATAATTTAGAATCAGGGAAAAGAAAACAGAGGAAAAGAATAAGGAAGAGAGTAGAAATCACGGATTCAAGCAGTGACAAAGAGGATTTTTATTCCTTGCAGAAGACAAACAACAGAAACTTGAATTTCAGATATCTAAAGAAGTGCATGGTAGATGGACAAACTCAAACAAATGGAGAGCAAGACACACCAgagtttttaatttcaaaaacctTACATTCGCATTCCTGTAGAtctagtttaaaaaataatgaaaattttcataaagttGGCGATATTAACGCATTGTATTACAAAGACAAATCCCACAATCTCTCCAGCTCAAATCAAAGTGAGAGTGACGAAATCATTGTCATGGATTATGTTAGAGATCGAGAAAAGCTCGGTGTTCTTACGACAGATACAGACACCGGATTTTCATCATCGTCGAAAAGTCTGTATGCATCACCGTGGAAAGATGACGGTAAAGTGTCTGTGTATTCAGGGAACATTTTCACTAGACCAAAACCCCCAGATGGATATATTCCAAAACACAGCATTAGGTCCACAAATTCTGTTAACAGTTACAAGGTGAAAGACTCTGCTTACGAAACAAGTCAGTCCTCCATGGATACAATGTCATTTGAGAGGTCTCATGAGAGGGCATATGAGAAATTCaataaaag ACATGAGGAGAGACGAATAACAAATCAGCTTGAACAAGTTTCTTTCAAGCTAATGATGCTACGAAATAGAGATTACCCAACAAAGGAACTCTCAGTTGACAGCACCTCGTTCGCGATGTCTGACGACGATTTACCGAATGTAGAAGTTGACTCAAAGAATTCAGGAAG AAGACCAAGTTATCCTGGAATCATTAACAAAGCATTTACACTAGAACATGTGTCTGAAGAAGGAGACATTGTATACACACCGGAACAGACCTCGCTTACTGACCAACAGGGAACCCTGGATGCCTCGTGGGCAATTCAACCAAACTCAACTCCGGCACACAACGAAGAAATAGAGATGGTTGAATACTtggtttga
- the LOC105332077 gene encoding aurora kinase A, with translation MEPKRVLAEVTNKNLENPKDAVKESHKEQTKQERAKWSLDSFDIGKPLGKGKFGTVYLAREKSTKFIVALKVLFKSQLQKAGVEHQLRREIEIQSHLRHPNILRLYGYFHDKSRVYLILEYAPKGELYKELQKQGRFDEKRAATHMLQMFKAMSYCHEKKVIHRDIKPENLLMGLTGELKIADFGWSVHAPSSRRTTLCGTLDYLPPEMIEGQLHDERVDHWSLGILMYEFLVGKPPFEAETNTDTYRRITKVDLHFPPFVSEGARDLISKLLRHNPKHRIDLKDAMEHPWIRENSHIPTTTSGRTESKSSTSSTS, from the exons ATGGAGCCTAAACGGGTTTTGGCTGAGGTTACCAATAAAAACCTGGAGAATCCCAAGGATGCAGTAAAAGAATCTCATAAAGAACAAACCAAGCA GGAAAGAGCCAAGTGGTCATTAGATAGTTTTGACATTGGGAAACCTCTAGGAAAGGGAAAATTTGGCACAGTCTATTTGGCTAGAGAAAAGTCAACCAAATTTATTGTTGCTTTAAAG GTACTATTTAAGTCACAGTTACAGAAGGCTGGTGTGGAGCATCAACTTCGCAGAGAAATTGAAATTCAGTCTCATTTAAG GCACCCAAATATACTACGTCTGTATGGCTACTTCCATGACAAGTCTAGGGTGTATCTGATCCTGGAATATGCTCCCAAAGGAGAATTGTACAAAGAATTACAGAAACAGGGACGCTTTGATGAAAAGCGCGCTGCTACT CACATGCTGCAAATGTTCAAAGCCATGTCATACTGCCACGAGAAGAAAGTCATTCACAGAGACATCAAACCAGAAAACCTGTTGATGGGGCTGACAGGGGAACTCAAAATAGCTGACTTTGGCTGGTCCGTGCATGCTCCTTCATCCAG ACGTACCACACTTTGTGGGACCCTGGACTACCTTCCTCCGGAGATGATTGAGGGACAGCTTCATGATGAGCGTGTGGACCACTGGAGTTTGGGGATCCTCATGTATGAGTTCCTGGTTGGAAAGCCTCCCTTTGAGGCAGAGACAAACACAGATACTTACAGAAGAATAACAAAAGTTGATTTGCATTTCCCTCCCTTTGTATCTGAAGGGGCCAGGGATCTTATATCAAAA CTACTGCGTCACAATCCTAAACACAGAATCGACTTGAAGGACGCCATGGAGCACCCCTGGATCAGAGAGAACAGCCATATTCCTACCACCACCAGCGGCCGGACAGAGAGCAAGTCCTCTACCTCTTCTACTTCCTGA